In Bacillus spongiae, a single genomic region encodes these proteins:
- a CDS encoding DUF1700 domain-containing protein translates to MTKEEYLQRLDMALVDVRPERRTEVIDYYRRRIELGFSYEKDVDEMVNYLGTPEEVAEKIIKEEQQPDPQPIKRKEPSPPSPPSPSSAGHAILVIGLMFFTLVIVLGPALGFAGAIIGFFSAAIALLFSGVMILFAEPIGALLQLDVNVAGLSGGEKWLTLIFASMLTVGLGLLFWAFSVWLGKGYLFVVKQYYHWMRKVVRGDSR, encoded by the coding sequence ATGACAAAAGAAGAATATTTACAACGACTTGATATGGCGCTTGTGGATGTACGACCAGAACGCCGAACAGAAGTCATCGACTATTATCGTCGACGAATAGAGTTAGGTTTTTCTTATGAAAAAGATGTAGATGAAATGGTGAACTATTTAGGAACCCCTGAGGAAGTGGCAGAAAAAATAATAAAAGAAGAACAACAGCCCGACCCTCAGCCAATAAAACGCAAGGAACCATCCCCACCATCCCCACCATCCCCATCGTCTGCAGGTCATGCTATTTTGGTTATCGGGCTTATGTTCTTTACTCTTGTTATTGTACTTGGTCCAGCGCTTGGGTTTGCAGGAGCCATTATAGGCTTTTTTAGTGCTGCCATTGCTCTATTATTCTCTGGAGTGATGATTCTTTTTGCAGAGCCTATTGGTGCACTATTACAGTTAGATGTAAATGTAGCAGGATTAAGCGGAGGGGAAAAATGGTTGACACTCATCTTTGCAAGCATGCTTACGGTAGGCTTAGGGCTTCTTTTTTGGGCATTTAGTGTTTGGTTAGGAAAAGGCTATCTGTTTGTGGTAAAGCAGTATTATCATTGGATGAGAAAAGTCGTAAGAGGTGACAGTCGATGA
- a CDS encoding arylamine N-acetyltransferase: MEAVVERYVNYLYLAKEDPNVNYLQRLIQHHLLRVPYETVSKFHFFLHEDQRVPSLEQFIEQLCHKQWGGTCFTLNINFARLLKELGFETDFVRVHPGHLGLMVKVAGKRFYVDVGYGAPIMKPVELEQKKRHVLHGFGEEIIFTQKDFAQFEIDRRSNGKSFVKKLIDWTPLSQNEMDVDIQRSYEDKPDNPNMRRITAVKFQGNTCFYLRNQTLKVMTYRNLREYEMRSYQKWRDTVQQVYGFHDRPLEEAVEFLQDRGVSLFN; encoded by the coding sequence ATGGAAGCCGTCGTGGAACGATATGTGAATTACTTGTATTTAGCAAAAGAAGATCCGAATGTGAACTACTTACAGCGATTGATTCAGCACCATCTTCTTCGAGTACCTTATGAAACGGTCAGTAAATTTCACTTTTTTCTTCACGAAGATCAACGAGTACCATCTTTGGAACAATTTATTGAACAGCTTTGCCATAAGCAATGGGGCGGAACGTGTTTTACACTAAATATTAATTTTGCTCGTTTGCTAAAAGAGCTCGGTTTTGAGACAGACTTTGTACGTGTGCATCCAGGACATCTTGGTCTTATGGTGAAGGTTGCAGGGAAACGATTTTATGTAGATGTTGGATATGGAGCACCCATTATGAAACCAGTTGAGCTCGAGCAAAAAAAGCGGCATGTTCTCCATGGATTTGGGGAAGAGATTATTTTTACACAAAAGGATTTTGCTCAATTTGAAATTGACCGTCGCTCGAACGGAAAATCATTTGTGAAAAAGCTAATTGACTGGACACCGCTATCACAAAACGAAATGGATGTAGACATTCAACGGTCCTATGAAGATAAACCAGACAATCCAAACATGCGAAGAATCACAGCAGTAAAATTTCAAGGCAATACGTGTTTCTATTTACGTAATCAAACATTAAAAGTAATGACATACCGCAATCTTCGGGAATACGAGATGAGAAGTTATCAAAAGTGGCGTGACACCGTTCAACAAGTATATGGATTTCATGATCGACCATTAGAAGAAGCAGTCGAATTTTTGCAAGATCGAGGGGTTTCGCTATTTAACTAA
- a CDS encoding class I SAM-dependent methyltransferase translates to MKSIESGKVTQPYIKSRDEIPNSFFDSLLFRGIQFKGKRIVDLGAGTGTLTRKIHKRGGDIVGIEPSSLINIAEQLNEKYMTTVPYRKEYAENVSLTENECDMVVAFRSWQWFERQKVLGEINRILKKNGIFIVADSTISQRTPVVEETFSLLKRYLPEGFWENNARKPHINNLPVEWFTEWTDSGFDTRDVYKKYYDVPFTIDEWCDCIRFEFESLTMEMDRLEEGLQALKEHLRNDFQMNESFLIRHSYQVVILHKLDE, encoded by the coding sequence ATGAAAAGTATTGAGAGCGGGAAAGTGACACAGCCGTATATAAAGTCTCGTGATGAAATTCCAAATAGCTTTTTTGATAGCTTATTATTTCGTGGAATACAATTTAAAGGGAAGCGTATCGTTGACTTAGGGGCAGGTACCGGTACTCTCACTCGTAAAATTCATAAACGTGGAGGGGACATTGTCGGGATAGAACCTTCCTCACTTATTAATATTGCAGAGCAGTTGAATGAAAAATATATGACCACCGTGCCTTATCGGAAAGAATATGCGGAAAACGTATCATTAACAGAAAATGAGTGTGATATGGTGGTAGCTTTTCGTTCCTGGCAATGGTTTGAGCGACAAAAGGTATTGGGAGAGATAAACCGCATTTTAAAGAAAAATGGCATTTTCATTGTAGCGGATTCGACGATTTCGCAGAGAACTCCGGTTGTTGAAGAAACATTTTCTTTATTAAAAAGGTATCTTCCTGAAGGGTTCTGGGAGAATAATGCAAGGAAACCGCATATTAACAACCTTCCTGTTGAGTGGTTTACTGAATGGACAGATAGCGGATTTGATACGAGAGACGTGTACAAAAAATATTATGATGTGCCGTTTACAATTGATGAGTGGTGTGATTGTATTCGATTTGAGTTTGAGTCATTGACAATGGAAATGGATCGATTAGAAGAGGGTCTTCAAGCACTAAAGGAACATTTACGAAACGACTTCCAGATGAACGAGTCGTTTCTCATTCGTCATTCGTACCAAGTAGTGATATTGCATAAATTGGATGAATGA
- a CDS encoding DUF4097 family beta strand repeat-containing protein: MNKRIALSGLILFLIGVIGLFVMLLTTGGFSMEKKPIAMEKVIEINDLEQVTVQSTTIDLHYQSHDKENVLVKLSGDVSEEIEVDIRAEQKGKTLEITIDEDNWTLFSIFRFLDVEATIFLPNNSVKALDLQTTTGDVYVEEFDGAEIMADAVTGDVNIAHFNGTMMKGETTTGKLSLTDVVADTRLISTTGDVEFNGKLTRALDISTTTGSVLIRVNPTPSEYKLVLDSTTGDFVIDWPELQVQNDGHYTHSTGDGPKIIVGTTTGDVSLLTK, translated from the coding sequence ATGAACAAACGTATAGCACTGTCAGGTTTGATTTTATTTTTAATAGGGGTTATTGGTCTATTCGTCATGCTTTTAACAACGGGCGGTTTTTCCATGGAAAAGAAACCTATTGCAATGGAGAAGGTTATTGAGATAAACGATTTAGAGCAAGTAACTGTTCAGTCCACAACCATTGACCTCCATTATCAATCACATGATAAGGAAAATGTCTTAGTGAAGCTTTCTGGTGACGTTTCAGAAGAAATTGAGGTAGACATAAGAGCAGAGCAGAAGGGAAAGACATTAGAAATCACGATTGATGAAGATAATTGGACTTTATTTTCTATTTTTCGCTTTTTAGATGTCGAAGCCACAATATTTCTTCCTAATAACAGTGTGAAGGCTCTTGACCTTCAAACGACTACAGGTGATGTATATGTTGAGGAGTTTGACGGAGCTGAAATAATGGCTGACGCGGTAACAGGAGATGTTAACATCGCCCATTTTAATGGGACGATGATGAAAGGGGAAACGACTACAGGGAAGCTTTCTCTTACAGATGTGGTAGCAGATACAAGGCTCATTAGCACAACAGGTGACGTTGAATTTAATGGAAAGCTAACAAGAGCACTTGATATATCGACGACGACAGGCAGCGTTCTCATAAGGGTGAATCCAACCCCGTCTGAATATAAACTCGTACTAGATTCTACCACAGGAGATTTTGTGATTGATTGGCCAGAACTTCAAGTACAAAATGATGGTCATTATACTCATTCCACTGGAGATGGACCAAAGATTATAGTAGGAACAACAACAGGAGATGTAAGCTTGCTCACGAAGTGA
- a CDS encoding helix-turn-helix transcriptional regulator — protein sequence MIHLKTNDIVKELLEQFPHKVNVKLGSILKERGMTQGDLHRLTGLRVATINEFVHFKKNSLTVAHIVTIMIALRIWDLRELVEIEFDEEVIEYFKKEQTTMVAGFTQDLKKTAGENVARMNQSKVSV from the coding sequence ATGATCCATCTTAAGACAAATGACATCGTGAAAGAACTACTCGAACAATTTCCTCATAAAGTGAATGTTAAGCTTGGGAGCATTCTAAAAGAAAGAGGGATGACTCAAGGAGATTTACACCGCTTAACAGGGCTTCGAGTTGCCACTATTAATGAGTTTGTTCATTTTAAGAAGAACTCACTAACGGTTGCGCATATTGTGACAATTATGATCGCCCTTCGTATTTGGGATCTTCGCGAATTAGTAGAAATCGAATTTGATGAAGAGGTTATTGAATATTTTAAGAAGGAACAGACGACTATGGTAGCAGGTTTCACGCAGGATTTGAAAAAAACAGCGGGTGAAAACGTTGCAAGAATGAACCAAAGTAAAGTATCTGTTTAG